From Plectropomus leopardus isolate mb chromosome 4, YSFRI_Pleo_2.0, whole genome shotgun sequence, the proteins below share one genomic window:
- the ifngr1 gene encoding interferon gamma receptor 1, whose protein sequence is MIAGNKRSPPMTTKTMADRSSRCVFQKPVSELRASASPNTSSSSSDTSTITAAGWETGEEEEDEEEGEKRDYGEFPLISSLFLPAVPPPKNVTLSCSNLKVTASWDPSKQHPQTRFKVHIQGSAGDSENETTDHHYDLSPFVWASEDRYLGFHYVTVTAIVGDNQSEPVKSQTFTFNTLKLAHIMCELDFPPVDLDENDSGATVSFVNPFHFYRELKLADKPDTAAFKFNVSSDGVSLSRPAETCTLEQEQCKRDISFPEKVDKCVILKGWLNAGNNVGEVMFRKTHRVCPSVSTELHAIALTVMLFILAIVIALIVIAVCKLKVWTIKMPNLPDILNSDLQNCKEYDPKYAPVPQESFSPLTVSEPCKNPSISSEEENDLPPDLDSSAGSGIQRLYMEAYGRGYDSTDNSEKTEIVSIDLEEEEGEGEEEASAYDRPHTLQVDMGDGEMITCYSKW, encoded by the exons ATGATCGCAGGAAACAAACGCAGCCCtccaatgacaacaaaaacaatggctGACAGGAGCAGCCGCTGTGTGTTTCAGAAGCCGGTCTCAGAGCTGCGGGCCTCGGCATCACcaaacacctcctcctcctcctccgacACGTCCACCATCACCGCTGCT gGATGGGAGaccggggaggaggaggaggacgaggaggagggggagaaacGGGACTACGGCGAA TTCCCGCTgatctcttctctcttcttacCTGCAGTTCCTCCTCCAAAAAACGTGACGCTGAGCTGCTCAAATCTGAAAGTCACAGCCAGCTGGGATCCCAGCAAACAGCATCCGCAGACCAGGTTCAAGGTCCACATCCAGGGATCTGCTGG GGACTCTGAGAACGAAACCACGGACCATCACTACGATCTGAGCCCCTTCGTCTGGGCGTCTGAAGACCGTTACTTGGGCTTCCATTATGTCACTGTGACAGCCATAGTGGGAGACAACCAGTCCGAACCAGTAAAATCCCAAACCTTCACCTTTAACACCTTAAAGCTTGCTCACATCATGT GCGAGTTAGATTTTCCTCCCGTGGATCTGGACGAAAATGATTCGGGGGCCACAGTCAGCTTCGTGAACCCGTTTCACTTCTACAGAGAACTGAAGCTCGCCGACAAACCGGACACCGCCGCCTTTAAATTCAACGTCTCCTCAGAC GGAGTCTCGTTGTCGAGACCTGCTGAGACCTGCACACTGGAACAGGAACAATGTAAACGTGACATCTCGTTTCCTGAGAAGGTGGACAAGTGCGTCATCCTGAAAGGATGGCTGAATGCCGGGAATAATGTTGGAGAGGTGATGTTCAGAAAGACACACCGCGTCTGTCCCAGTGTGTCAACTG agctccacGCCATAGCGCTCACTGTAATGCTGTTCATCCTCGCCATCGTAATCGCTTTGATCGTGATTGCCGTCTGTAAGTTAAAGGTCTGGACAATAAAGATGCCCAATCTACCTGATATACTG AACTCAGATCTTCAAAACTGCAAAGAGTACGACCCAAAGTACGCTCCTGTGCCCCAGGAGAGCTTCAGTCCGTTGACCGTCAGCGAGCCCTGCAAGAACCCTTCAATCAGCTCAGAGGAGGAGAACGATCTCCCGCCGGATCTGGACAGCAGCGCCGGCTCCGGCATCCAGAGGTTGTACATGGAGGCATACGGGAGAGGTTATGACTCCACAGACAACTCGGAAAAAACTGAAATCGTTTCGATAGatttggaggaggaggagggcgagggggaggaggaggcgtCGGCCTACGACCGCCCACACACTCTGCAGGTGGACATGGGTGACGGAGAAATGATCACATGTTACAGCAAGTGGTGA